From a single Mycolicibacterium mengxianglii genomic region:
- a CDS encoding endo alpha-1,4 polygalactosaminidase, which yields MSKTTVEIPRLFVSAVSITAALVAILAVGSAPASASPITLPPAGGAPDYQLGEAYPPNSQVTIVARDRTAMPPEGRYAICYVNAFQTQPGESGSWPDEVLLRDSDGSLVHDPDWPDEVLLDTRTPEQRETIRGVVSPWISDCADKGYNAVEFDNLDSYTRTGGLVTRDDAVALARDLTSTAHGVGLAAAQKNAAEDAPVLQGAGFDFAVAEECAAYDECASYTSVYGDHVVDVEYTDNLPRPFGQMCTAPDAVTSMVLRDRDLVAPSEPGYHFQLCP from the coding sequence ATGTCGAAGACCACGGTTGAAATCCCACGGCTATTCGTGTCGGCGGTGAGCATCACGGCGGCACTGGTCGCGATCCTGGCTGTCGGATCCGCGCCGGCCTCCGCATCACCGATCACACTGCCGCCGGCCGGTGGCGCACCCGACTATCAACTCGGCGAGGCGTACCCGCCGAACAGCCAGGTCACGATCGTGGCCCGCGATCGCACGGCGATGCCACCCGAGGGCAGGTACGCGATCTGTTACGTCAACGCGTTCCAGACCCAGCCGGGCGAGTCCGGCTCCTGGCCCGACGAAGTGCTCCTGCGCGACAGCGACGGTTCCCTCGTGCACGACCCGGACTGGCCCGACGAAGTGCTGCTGGACACCCGCACGCCGGAGCAGCGCGAGACAATCCGCGGCGTCGTCAGCCCGTGGATCAGCGACTGCGCCGACAAAGGTTACAACGCAGTCGAATTCGACAATCTCGACAGCTACACCCGCACAGGCGGTCTGGTGACGCGTGACGACGCCGTGGCGCTGGCACGCGACCTGACGTCGACCGCGCACGGCGTCGGCCTCGCGGCAGCGCAGAAAAATGCCGCCGAGGACGCACCGGTGCTGCAGGGAGCCGGATTCGATTTCGCCGTCGCCGAAGAGTGCGCCGCCTACGACGAATGCGCCAGCTACACCAGCGTTTACGGCGACCACGTGGTGGACGTCGAGTACACCGACAACCTCCCCCGGCCGTTCGGGCAGATGTGCACCGCCCCCGACGCCGTGACATCGATGGTCCTGCGTGACCGCGACCTCGTCGCCCCGTCCGAGCCGGGGTACCACTTCCAGCTGTGCCCCTGA
- a CDS encoding GntR family transcriptional regulator, producing MVSQGVGSRLVRQVLTDHVHDKLLELLMDGRYEPNDALSIDGIARELDVSATPVREALARLEVTGLVNRVALRGYRVAPLLTTAELAELMDARLVIEPVNATHACERATPELIEALDRSITDLRTAPRGPEFAEYRDYWQADMRFHELIAEGAGNRFLLMAYNCLGGSVQRFRLFTGLGVTDAENTIDEHTAILTAFRDHSPEKARQAMVNHLHGVKNRGLKDVEDHG from the coding sequence GTGGTCTCCCAAGGCGTCGGTTCTCGACTGGTCCGGCAGGTTCTGACCGACCACGTTCACGACAAGTTGCTCGAACTGCTGATGGACGGCCGCTACGAGCCCAATGATGCGCTGAGCATCGACGGCATCGCCCGCGAACTCGACGTTTCGGCGACTCCCGTTCGCGAAGCCCTCGCCCGGCTCGAAGTAACCGGCCTCGTGAACCGGGTGGCGCTACGCGGCTACCGTGTCGCGCCACTGCTCACCACCGCCGAACTCGCCGAGTTGATGGACGCCCGCCTGGTCATCGAGCCGGTCAACGCGACGCACGCCTGCGAGCGGGCCACGCCCGAACTCATTGAAGCACTTGACCGTTCGATCACCGACCTGCGTACCGCCCCGAGGGGCCCCGAGTTCGCCGAGTACCGGGACTACTGGCAGGCCGACATGCGATTCCATGAGCTCATCGCCGAAGGCGCCGGCAACCGTTTTCTGCTGATGGCCTACAACTGCCTCGGCGGGTCGGTGCAACGGTTCCGACTCTTCACCGGTCTCGGGGTCACCGACGCCGAGAACACCATCGACGAGCACACCGCGATCCTGACCGCATTCCGGGATCACTCACCGGAGAAGGCGCGGCAAGCGATGGTCAATCATCTGCACGGCGTCAAGAACAGGGGGCTCAAGGATGTCGAAGACCACGGTTGA